The following are encoded together in the bacterium genome:
- a CDS encoding ankyrin repeat domain-containing protein — translation MMTKFLIFFLVIPMAAFACESMPSDSSSPADPNSEELNKELLEAARLGKREEVSILLKKGAKVETMDKDGNSVLIVAACHGKVELIKDLINAGANPRTEGGSRLSALTEAARCGNEGVLSFLLKTGLDPNSADSFGFTPLMGASKAGSLDCVQLLIGEDANINAKDHFGITPLLWAAQSEKPQLEVVKALIQSGANMNESTKGGWTALIASTGRGAADIVQYLLELGADVNASSKTGWTALMAAAYSGRSDLVQILLASGATAETKDKNGKSALDYARERGHKDIVDILLRASKD, via the coding sequence ATGATGACTAAATTTCTCATTTTCTTTCTCGTGATACCGATGGCAGCTTTTGCTTGCGAGAGTATGCCTTCGGATTCGTCGAGCCCAGCGGATCCTAATTCAGAGGAACTTAACAAAGAATTGCTTGAGGCAGCAAGACTGGGTAAAAGAGAGGAAGTCTCGATTTTGCTAAAGAAAGGAGCAAAGGTAGAAACCATGGATAAAGATGGCAATTCAGTTCTGATCGTCGCCGCATGTCATGGTAAGGTCGAATTGATAAAGGATCTCATCAATGCTGGAGCGAACCCGCGGACTGAAGGAGGATCTAGGCTGTCTGCGCTTACAGAAGCTGCAAGGTGCGGTAACGAAGGGGTATTGAGCTTCTTGTTAAAGACAGGTTTAGACCCGAATTCAGCAGACTCATTCGGATTTACTCCCCTTATGGGAGCTTCGAAGGCAGGAAGCTTAGATTGCGTGCAATTACTAATAGGGGAAGACGCAAACATAAACGCAAAGGATCATTTCGGAATTACTCCGCTTCTCTGGGCGGCCCAAAGTGAAAAGCCACAGTTAGAAGTTGTCAAAGCCTTGATCCAATCGGGCGCAAATATGAATGAGTCCACGAAAGGTGGTTGGACAGCTTTGATAGCCAGCACTGGCCGAGGCGCTGCAGATATCGTTCAATATCTTCTTGAACTCGGCGCGGACGTGAATGCGAGTTCCAAAACTGGTTGGACGGCTCTAATGGCGGCGGCGTACTCCGGGCGAAGCGACCTCGTCCAAATTTTACTGGCTTCGGGGGCCACAGCAGAGACGAAAGACAAGAATGGCAAAAGCGCCCTTGATTATGCTCGAGAGCGGGGCCACAAAGACATTGTCGATATTCTACTCCGTGCCTCGAAAGATTAG
- a CDS encoding AAA family ATPase: MLTTMIESFYNLKKLPFAKSMAPSEIFSTDAAKELHSRLEYMKDRRGILVVTGLSGVGKTLQLRAFTDSLSAACYFSVYLPLSTVTVSDFYRQINASLGGERRFRKIDTFASIQQQIKHLVTHEKKVPVLILDEAHRISRDALLELQIIANFQMDSIDPALFILAGQPELLDRLNLAILESLCQRIQLKFHLPPLSAAEIAPFLTHHLKIAGRSKSLFTADAADAIYQSSGGIQRKVCQLAFKTLAAGALAEKDSLTAEEVFMAARES; this comes from the coding sequence ATGCTCACTACCATGATTGAATCTTTTTACAACCTTAAAAAACTTCCTTTCGCCAAAAGCATGGCGCCATCGGAAATCTTTTCAACGGATGCGGCAAAAGAACTCCATTCGCGTCTTGAGTACATGAAGGACCGCCGCGGAATCCTGGTTGTTACCGGACTATCGGGTGTTGGAAAAACCTTGCAACTGCGCGCCTTCACCGATTCGCTTTCGGCTGCTTGCTACTTTTCGGTCTATCTGCCGCTTTCCACCGTGACTGTTTCAGACTTCTATCGCCAGATCAATGCATCCCTTGGTGGCGAGCGTCGTTTCCGGAAAATCGATACCTTTGCCTCGATTCAGCAGCAAATCAAGCACCTGGTCACTCATGAAAAGAAAGTTCCAGTGCTCATCCTCGATGAAGCGCATCGCATCAGCAGAGACGCTCTTTTGGAATTGCAGATCATTGCCAACTTTCAAATGGATTCCATCGATCCGGCGCTGTTTATCCTGGCCGGCCAGCCCGAACTTTTGGATCGCCTCAATCTGGCCATCCTTGAATCTCTCTGTCAACGAATCCAGCTCAAGTTCCATCTGCCCCCTCTATCGGCGGCAGAGATTGCGCCATTCCTGACGCATCATCTCAAAATTGCGGGACGCTCCAAATCACTCTTTACCGCTGATGCCGCCGATGCCATTTATCAAAGCTCAGGTGGCATTCAACGCAAAGTCTGCCAACTCGCCTTCAAAACTCTTGCCGCCGGCGCGCTTGCCGAAAAAGATTCTCTTACCGCAGAGGAAGTCTTTATGGCTGCCCGTGAAAGTTGA
- a CDS encoding DDE-type integrase/transposase/recombinase, translated as MEKKLAELIALFRYKIIAAALEKGIRQKEYFARQAEKTWDVPGYGTKHYTVSAFKSWLADYRAGGFEALFPSTRNDTGTSRKITPELAKVIGESAADFTGARLSVFYRFLDSQGIINPPYVSESALRRFASARHLLKRTAETVPRKKYEKEHINELWISDTMHGPHLSDSKKKRKSYLIAIIDDHSRMIVASGWFFAENTLALETVLKEAIRRFGLPEIFYCDNGSIFSSQSLQLSCARLGIVLRHSKPYDSPSRGKIERMWRRVRDQFLSTLPAAGPIGIQQINDLFAGWLESDYHKSFHHGIEARPIDRWLADAKVTRIRKLSDEELDWAFYQSFERKVKNDSTVALDGKLWEAPARYIGKKIEVRHPTGSPERLYLFEDGKLVLKLTRCKPNENATTPSSSIRFSDSKKKEKK; from the coding sequence ATGGAGAAAAAACTTGCAGAACTCATTGCGCTTTTCCGGTACAAAATCATTGCCGCTGCGCTGGAGAAGGGAATCCGGCAAAAGGAATACTTTGCCAGGCAGGCGGAAAAAACATGGGATGTTCCCGGTTACGGAACCAAGCATTACACCGTTTCGGCGTTTAAGTCCTGGCTTGCTGATTATCGCGCCGGCGGATTTGAAGCCTTGTTTCCGAGCACTCGAAACGATACCGGAACGTCGCGTAAAATCACACCTGAGCTGGCCAAAGTTATCGGAGAATCGGCTGCCGATTTTACGGGCGCTCGGCTTTCAGTTTTCTATCGGTTCCTGGATTCACAAGGAATCATCAATCCGCCGTATGTTTCCGAATCCGCACTTCGCAGATTTGCCTCTGCTCGTCATTTGCTGAAGCGGACAGCGGAAACTGTCCCTCGCAAGAAATATGAAAAGGAGCATATCAACGAGCTTTGGATCTCAGACACCATGCATGGCCCTCATCTTTCTGATAGCAAGAAGAAACGCAAAAGTTATCTGATCGCCATCATTGACGATCATTCACGAATGATTGTGGCAAGCGGATGGTTTTTTGCCGAAAACACTCTTGCCCTGGAGACGGTGCTCAAAGAGGCGATCCGGCGTTTTGGTCTGCCTGAAATTTTTTATTGCGACAACGGCAGCATTTTCTCAAGCCAGAGCTTGCAGCTCTCTTGCGCAAGACTTGGAATCGTGCTGCGACATTCAAAACCTTACGACTCGCCGTCTCGCGGCAAAATTGAGCGCATGTGGAGACGCGTGCGCGATCAGTTTCTCTCAACACTTCCCGCTGCCGGACCGATTGGCATACAACAGATCAATGATCTGTTTGCCGGCTGGCTCGAGTCGGATTACCACAAGAGCTTTCATCATGGCATCGAGGCACGACCCATAGATCGCTGGTTGGCTGATGCCAAAGTTACCCGGATCCGAAAGCTTTCCGATGAAGAACTCGATTGGGCTTTCTATCAATCCTTTGAGCGAAAAGTCAAAAACGATTCTACCGTTGCGCTCGATGGAAAACTCTGGGAAGCTCCCGCGCGTTATATCGGCAAAAAGATCGAGGTTCGACATCCTACCGGCTCGCCGGAGCGACTTTATCTGTTTGAAGACGGAAAGCTTGTCTTGAAACTGACGCGCTGCAAGCCAAACGAAAACGCAACTACTCCATCATCTTCCATCCGCTTTTCGGATTCTAAAAAGAAGGAGAAAAAATAA